From the Pseudomonas sp. SORT22 genome, one window contains:
- a CDS encoding FecR domain-containing protein: MSAQRLDRATLEAAAHWFVELRCEAPDPATRLAHQQWLAGDPRHRQAWERLQRVQGTFAQVSAGVARPLLASAQAKRREVLKVLSLLLAAGGAGTLAWQTTPLPALIADQRTGTGERRSIGLQDGSQLHLNTATAVDIHYSGQLRELRLLSGEILIETAKDALARPFIVHTGEGSIRALGTRFIVRRDAGRTRVSVQEHAVQVRCSADLLTPVRVEAGQQLSFERASISPLQPANPEADAWLRDLLVVHDWRLDDFINELQRYRPGHLGCHPAVAGLRISGAFQLANSDPILANLSSTLPVRIRQFSRYWVRVEAA; this comes from the coding sequence GTGAGCGCCCAGCGCCTGGATCGCGCCACCCTCGAAGCGGCCGCCCACTGGTTCGTCGAACTGCGCTGCGAAGCGCCAGACCCGGCTACCCGCCTTGCCCACCAACAGTGGCTGGCCGGTGATCCGCGCCACCGCCAGGCCTGGGAGCGCTTGCAGCGGGTACAAGGCACCTTTGCTCAGGTCAGTGCTGGCGTTGCCCGGCCGCTGCTGGCCAGCGCCCAGGCCAAGCGCCGCGAAGTGCTCAAGGTGCTGTCGCTGCTGCTGGCCGCGGGCGGGGCAGGGACCCTGGCCTGGCAGACCACGCCGTTGCCGGCCTTGATCGCCGACCAGCGCACCGGCACCGGCGAGCGGCGCAGCATAGGCCTGCAGGATGGCAGCCAGTTGCACCTGAACACCGCTACCGCGGTGGATATTCACTACAGCGGGCAGCTGCGCGAACTGCGCCTGCTCAGCGGCGAGATCCTCATCGAAACGGCAAAAGATGCCCTGGCCCGGCCCTTCATCGTGCATACCGGCGAAGGCAGCATTCGCGCGCTGGGCACGCGTTTTATCGTACGCCGCGACGCCGGGCGCACCCGGGTGAGCGTGCAGGAGCATGCCGTGCAAGTGCGTTGCAGCGCTGATCTGCTCACCCCCGTGCGGGTCGAGGCCGGCCAGCAACTGAGCTTTGAGCGCGCCAGCATCAGCCCGTTGCAGCCCGCCAACCCCGAGGCCGACGCCTGGCTGCGCGACCTGCTGGTGGTGCACGACTGGCGCCTGGACGACTTTATCAACGAATTGCAGCGCTACCGCCCCGGGCACCTGGGGTGCCACCCGGCGGTGGCCGGCCTGAGAATTTCCGGGGCCTTCCAGTTGGCCAACAGCGACCCTATTCTCGCCAACCTGAGCAGCACCTTGCCGGTGCGTATTCGCCAGTTCAGCCGCTACTGGGTCAGGGTCGAAGCGGCCTGA
- a CDS encoding sigma-70 family RNA polymerase sigma factor: MSSADPSLQLAVHTLYEAHHPWLCGWLRKRLGCREHAADLAQDTFIRVMTQRKAPELREPRAYLSTVARSLMIDLFRRRALEQAYLETLAARPELLDISPETRALVIETLMEIDAMLDGLGRKTREIFLMAQLDGLSYVEIARRQNLAVNTVKKHAVRALTHCLLLAED, translated from the coding sequence ATGTCCAGCGCTGACCCTTCGCTGCAACTCGCTGTTCACACGCTGTATGAGGCGCATCACCCGTGGCTGTGCGGCTGGCTGCGCAAGCGCCTGGGCTGCCGCGAGCATGCCGCGGACCTCGCCCAGGACACCTTCATCCGCGTCATGACCCAGCGCAAGGCCCCGGAATTGCGTGAGCCACGGGCCTACCTGAGCACCGTCGCGCGCAGCCTGATGATCGACCTGTTCCGCCGCCGCGCACTGGAGCAGGCCTACCTCGAAACCCTCGCCGCACGCCCGGAGCTGCTCGACATCTCGCCGGAAACCCGCGCCCTGGTGATCGAGACGCTGATGGAAATCGACGCCATGCTTGACGGTCTGGGGCGCAAGACCCGCGAGATCTTTCTCATGGCCCAGCTCGACGGCCTGAGCTACGTGGAAATCGCCCGGCGCCAGAACCTCGCGGTCAACACGGTGAAGAAACACGCCGTGCGCGCCCTGACCCATTGCCTGCTGCTGGCCGAGGACTGA
- a CDS encoding MFS transporter, with amino-acid sequence MTTRRRSLIAASMAHAVHDGLTDVIYVLLPLWQAQFALSFAQVGLLRGAYAGMMAGLQLLASRAAKRWGRERLLVGGTALAGLAYLVAGQAGGLGMLLFALLLGGLGASTQHPLASSLVSDSHEAGGEVKEALAHYNFAGDIGKMLVPAGVGLLLVVTSWQTSVTVLGILGLAAAALLWWLIAPQPSAAPGVRKAVIAVGSDSASGLAALLLTGTLDSAVRMGFLTFLPFLLQAKGAGSAGIGLALMLLFVGGAFGKLLCGYLGARIGMMKTVWCTESLTALLIVSMLYLPLTPMLVLLPLLGLVLNGTSSVLYGVVPELAGAGRRDQAFALFYTGTIGGGALAPVVFGAVGDSAGITTAVISLAALLLLTLPLSWWVERQLHCGLPGKFGSNYNE; translated from the coding sequence ATGACCACCCGCCGTCGTTCACTGATTGCCGCCAGCATGGCCCACGCCGTGCACGACGGCCTCACCGATGTCATCTACGTCTTGCTGCCGCTGTGGCAGGCGCAGTTTGCCCTGAGCTTCGCCCAGGTCGGCCTGCTGCGTGGCGCCTACGCCGGGATGATGGCTGGCCTGCAATTGCTGGCCAGCCGCGCGGCAAAACGCTGGGGCCGTGAGCGTCTGCTGGTCGGCGGCACCGCCCTGGCCGGGCTGGCCTACCTGGTGGCTGGCCAGGCCGGGGGCCTGGGTATGCTGCTGTTCGCCTTGTTGCTGGGCGGCCTCGGTGCCAGTACCCAGCACCCGCTGGCATCGTCGTTGGTCAGCGATAGTCATGAGGCCGGCGGCGAGGTCAAGGAGGCGCTGGCGCACTACAACTTTGCCGGTGATATCGGCAAGATGCTGGTGCCCGCCGGAGTCGGCCTGTTGCTGGTGGTGACCAGCTGGCAAACCAGCGTCACCGTGCTGGGCATCCTTGGCCTTGCGGCCGCTGCGCTGCTCTGGTGGCTGATCGCGCCGCAGCCGTCGGCGGCGCCGGGCGTGCGCAAAGCAGTGATTGCTGTTGGCAGCGACTCCGCCAGCGGCCTGGCCGCCTTGCTGCTCACCGGCACCCTCGACAGTGCGGTACGCATGGGCTTTCTCACCTTTCTGCCGTTTCTGCTGCAAGCCAAGGGCGCAGGCTCCGCCGGTATCGGCCTGGCGCTGATGCTGCTGTTCGTCGGCGGCGCCTTCGGCAAGCTGCTGTGCGGCTACCTGGGCGCACGTATCGGCATGATGAAAACCGTGTGGTGCACCGAGTCGCTCACTGCGCTGCTGATCGTGTCGATGCTGTACCTGCCGCTGACGCCGATGCTGGTGCTGTTGCCGCTGTTGGGCCTGGTGCTCAATGGCACCTCGTCGGTGCTCTACGGCGTGGTGCCGGAGCTGGCGGGGGCGGGCAGGCGCGACCAGGCCTTTGCCCTGTTCTACACCGGCACCATCGGCGGCGGCGCCCTGGCACCGGTGGTGTTTGGCGCTGTTGGCGATAGCGCCGGCATCACCACGGCGGTGATCAGCCTGGCGGCACTCCTGCTGCTGACCCTGCCGCTGTCCTGGTGGGTGGAGCGGCAACTGCATTGCGGCTTGCCTGGCAAATTTGGATCTAACTATAATGAATGA